In Octopus bimaculoides isolate UCB-OBI-ISO-001 chromosome 21, ASM119413v2, whole genome shotgun sequence, a single window of DNA contains:
- the LOC106883224 gene encoding uncharacterized protein LOC106883224 — protein sequence MASQNLFAIFRCCLLNQSPVMYSSVRFRLVGKKEKMASKAMKWAQPLREELMLNKSETAAPVEPSMLHMVTRVKTLKGRPQKEKSTMFALNLTGPQDQKVVLKNTPSVNKMLNKVKHLIKITPITFPNGYPEEKDFEYCLLKDNGEFIIRKEIQPIEKNVIPDTVPAEKQRLVMDKKTLERHLLLHLRHYRLNMEYFPAKYVYKYNQDGKEYRYRKNTSSDSNWY from the coding sequence ATGGCGTCCCAGAATCTTTTTGCAATATTTAGATGTTGTCTTTTGAATCAAAGCCCTGTCATGTATTCTTCAGTTCGATTCAGGCTTGTAGGCAAAAAGGAGAAAATGGCAAGCAAGGCCATGAAATGGGCACAGCCTTTACGAGAAGAGCTGATGTTAAACAAGTCTGAAACAGCTGCTCCTGTAGAACCTTCTATGTTACACATGGTAACTCGAGTAAAAACTTTGAAGGGCAGACCCCAAAAAGAAAAGTCTACGATGTTCGCTCTCAATCTTACCGGTCCTCAAGACCAAAAAGTTGTGCTGAAAAACACACCAAGCGTtaacaaaatgttaaataaagtaaaacatcTGATAAAGATAACACCGATAACTTTCCCAAATGGTTATCCAGAAGAAAAAGACTTTGAATACTGTTTACTCAAAGACAATGGTGAGTTCATAATTCGCAAAGAAATACAACCAATTGAGAAGAATGTTATACCTGACACAGTGCCAGCTGAGAAACAAAGACTAGTTATGGACAAAAAGACGCTTGAAAGACATCTACTTCTACATCTTCGCCATTATCGCTTAAACATGGAATATTTTCCTGCtaaatatgtgtacaaatataaccAGGATGGTAAAGAATATCGATACCGTAAGAATACGTCATCGGATTCAAATTGgtattaa